In Gasterosteus aculeatus chromosome 15, fGasAcu3.hap1.1, whole genome shotgun sequence, a single genomic region encodes these proteins:
- the tpo gene encoding thyroid peroxidase has protein sequence MARHSFHFIVFVLLCVFLPKVSNDESSPLNSTRPARELLVSSHRESLRIVHEASLLSGQRRSGAAPTWLRQSEPETREVTQAAEVFHATLQVLESTARPRYERDVTAPEPLSWEDVELIAELSKCPPVPHPAACLQSPLDKYRSISGLCNNRQNPLWGAANTPLVRWLPAEYEDGEREPKGWNRGRLHNGFQLPPPWEVSQKIIRSSTKETDGVYSHLLVEWGQYIDHDVTFTPQSKDYAGFGTGADCSNTCQNVHPCFPIETGASVSRAQSCMPFHRSAPACPVGPGPDVPRARRRQQMNAITSFIDASPVYGHTPRRGALLRDLSGRSGKLAVNDRFRDPGGRAYLPFASALPSACLQTPRGERVECFGAGDGRANEGLPLASLHTLWLREHNRMAGELRRVNAHWSPETVYQEARKVVGALHQIITMRDYVPKIIGQAAFDSYIGPYRGYDPATDPSASNVFATAAFRFGHATIPPVLRRLNESFQTHEHFGDLRLHQTFFSPWRIVKEGGIEPILRGAFGTAASAGSADMLLTEEITERLVVLNLPRPMDLASLNLQRGRDHALPGYNDWRSFCGLERIKEMEGLKGVVRDHAVAEKMARIYKHPDNVDVWLGGLVEHMPPGSRTGPLFACLIGKQMKALRDGDRFWWEAEGVFSQRQRAQLLKASLSRIICDNSDIREVPPDSFRFGRYPYDYIPCDRVPSIDLEAWQEETDHDMEQCGIPRMIKNGDFILSSTNGKLVALYSCYHGFKLKGAAAVVCQGNQWSDQPPQCTGNHR, from the exons ATGGCTCGTCActcctttcatttcattgtATTCGTGTTGCTCTGCGTTTTTCTCCCAAAGGTTTCGAATGATGAATCCAGCCCTCTGAACT CAACGAGGCCCGCGAGAGAACTGCTCGTCTCGTCCCATCGGGAAAGCCTTCGGATTGTACACGAAGCCTCGCTCCTCTCCGGACAACG ACGCAGCGGCGCCGCGCCGACGTGGCTCCGGCAGAGCGAGCCTGAGACCCGCGAGGTTACGCAGGCCGCGGAGGTGTTTCACGCCACCCTGCAGGTCCTGGAGAGCACCGCGAGGCCGAGATACGAGAGGGACGTCACGGCACCAG AGCCGCTCTCCTGGGAGGACGTGGAGCTGATAGCGGAGCTGTCCAAATGTCCTCCAGTGCCGCACCCGGCCGCCTGTCTGCAGAGTCCCCTCGACAAGTACCGCTCCATCTCCGGCCTGTGCAACAACAG GCAAAATCCTCTGTGGGGAGCCGCCAACACCCCCTTGGTCAGGTGGCTTCCAGCTGAATAcgaagacggagagagagaaccCAAGGGTTGGAACCGAGGCCGCCTCCATAATGGATTCCAACTCCCGCCG CCATGGGAAGTCAGCCAGAAAATAATAAGGAGCTCCACCAAGGAGACAGATGGCGTCTATTCTCACTTGCTGGTGGAGTGGGGCCAGTACATCGACCACGACGTGACCTTCACCCCCCAAAGCAAAGACTACGCTGGATTCGGGACCGGGGCGGACTGTTCCAACACGTGTCAGAACGTGCACCCGTGCTTTCCCATCGAG ACGGGGGCCTCTGTCTCCAGGGCCCAGAGCTGCATGCCCTTCCATCGCTCCGCGCCGGCCTGCCCCGTGGGCCCCGGTCCCGACGTCCCACGGgctcggcggcggcagcagatGAACGCCATCACGTCGTTCATCGACGCCTCGCCGGTGTACGGCCACACCCCTCGGCGGGGGGCCCTCCTCCGCGACCTCTCGGGCCGCAGCGGGAAGCTCGCCGTCAACGATCGCTTCAGGGACCCCGGGGGGCGGGCCTACCTGCCGTTCGCGTCCGCCCTGCCGTCGGCCTGCCTGCAGACGCCGCGCGGCGAGAGGGTGGAGTGCTTCGGCGCCGGGGACGGCCGGGCCAACGAGGGCCTGCCGCTGGCCAGCCTGCACACGCTGTGGCTCCGGGAGCACAATCGCATGGCGGGGGAGCTGAGGCGCGTGAACGCCCACTGGAGCCCGGAGACCGTGTACCAAGAGGCCCGCAAGGTCGTCGGCGCGCTGCATCAG ATCATAACCATGAGAGACTATGTCCCGAAAATCATCGGCCAGGCGGCTTTTGATTCCTACATTGGACCCTATCGGGGATACGATCCAGCTACGGACCCCTCTGCCTCCAATGTGTTTGCCACCGCCGCGTTCAGGTTTGGCCACGCCACCATCCCCCCCGTCCTCAGGAGGCTGAACGAGAGCTTCCAGACGCACGAGCACTTCGGCGACTTGAGGCTGCACCAAACTTTTTTCAGTCCGTGGAGAATAGTCAAAGAAG GTGGAATCGAACCGATCCTGAGAGGTGCATTCGGAACTGCAGCATCAGCTGGCAGCGCTGACATGCTGCTGACGGAGGAGATCACCGAGAGGCTGGTGGTGTTGAACTTGCCACGGCCCATGGATCTGGCCTCGCTGAACCTGCAGAGAGGACGGGACCACGCCCTCCCAG GATACAACGACTGGAGATCGTTCTGTGGACTGGAGCGCATTAAGGAAATGGAGGGATTGAAAGGGGTAGTGAGGGACCACGCGGTCGCAGAGAAGATGGCGCGAATATACAAACACCCCGACAACGTGGACGTGTGGCTCGGGGGGCTTGTTGAGCACATGCCGCCGGGCTCAAGAACCGGGCCTCTCTTCGCTTGCCTGATTGGAAAGCAGATGAAAGCACTCCGTGACGGCGATAG GTTTTGGTGGGAGGCCGAAGGCGTCTTCAGCCAGCGGCAGAGAGCCCAGCTCTTAAAAGCTTCTCTTTCTCGGATTATCTGCGACAACAGCGACATAAGGGAGGTCCCTCCTGACTCCTTCAGGTTTGGGAGGTACCCCTATGATtacatcccctgtgatcgtgtGCCCTCGATTGATTTGGAAGCTTGGCAGGAGGAGACTGACCACG ACATGGAACAGTGTGGCATTCCCAGAATGATAAAGAACGGGGATTTTATTCTGTCTTCCACAAATGGCAAACTGGTCGCTCTGTACTCCTGTTACCATGGTTTCAAGTTAAAGGGGGCCGCTGCAGTAGTTTGCCAAGGAAATCAATGGAGTGATCAACCCCCACAATGCACAG ggaATCACCGCTGA
- the LOC120832531 gene encoding calpain-1 catalytic subunit isoform X2: MALPGVCMSILNARNTKNGYGTFAKPEPFLNQDYEQLKQYCLIQGVRFIDKMFPPDQRSIGGDVLKPADLSRVEWLRPAKLVPKPSFEVDGISRFDFGQGIVGNCWFLASIGSLTFQQQIFQQVVPLEQRFDEKYCGLFHFRFWRFGKWVDVVIDDKLPTINGQLIFVQSSDRTEFWPALLEKAYAKVCGSYSDMNSGTPDEALVDFTGGVHMCIELQDPPGDLWELMCRAGQSKSLMGCGTPQGDTAGNAVLPNGLVQGHAYAVTGVKQMMSNGTPVQLVRLWNPWGATEWNGAWSDESSLWQTVSPQNREMCLSKGDDGEFWMNLKDFCKFYSSLDICSLCPDFLDGNSSCHWKTAFYEGRWVAGTTAGGSMNNFDSFWTNPQYCFKIDELLSKCSTEQGEKNMLVSLMQKPDKRNRRLVQNLHIGFSVFEFKAQRGKFPAAFFRRNRPVAQSKSYKNAREVMAFFALKPGEYLIVPSTFSPNETASFILTIVSKGETHVQENSGGHGDVQHDIREPNPIKNGEEDEKKRTMFRQYSDMYEEVDAEKLQRLLNEHVLKGDMKSGGFSIDACRSMVALMDTSITGKLNDEEFVHLWNKVVGYKDVFFRSDVSQTGTLSLIELRNAITASGNTINDEILNLMALRYGASSGHITLESFISLILRFDRVNQIFRHLSNGKDMTLREPEWLYLSMYT; encoded by the exons ATGGCTTTGCCCGGCGTGTGCATGAGCATCCTTAACGCCCGTAACACGAAAAACGGCTACGGGACCTTCGCCAAACCCGAGCCGTTTCTCAACCAAGACTACGAGCAGCTGAAACAGTATTGTCTCATCCAAGGGGTGAGGTTCATCGACAAAATGTTCCCCCCCGACCAAAGGTCCATCGGAGGAGACGTACTCAAACCTGCTGACTTGAGCCGAGTGGAGTGGCTCAGACCCGCG AAACTGGTTCCAAAGCCATCTTTTGAAGTTGACGGGATCTCCAGGTTTGACTTTGGTCAAGGAATCGTTG GAAACTGCTGGTTTCTCGCGTCTATCGGATCTCTGACGTTCCAGCAACAAATCTTTCAGCAAGTTGTTCCTCTTGAGCAAAGGTTTGATGAGAAATACTGCGGGCTGTTCCACTTCAGG TTTTGGAGATTTGGGAAATGGGTGGACGTCGTTATTGACGATAAGTTACCAACGATTAATGGCCAACTGATCTTCGTTCAGTCCAGTGACCGGACTGAGTTCTGGCCTGCTCTGCTCGAGAAGGCCTATGCCAA AGTGTGTGGCTCTTACTCAGACATGAATTCAGGAACCCCTGATGAGGCTTTGGTGGACTTCACCGGAGGTGTTCACATGTGCATTGAACTGCAAGACCCTCCCGGAGACCTTTGGGAACTGATGTGTAGAGCTGGCCAGTCCAAGTCCCTGATGGGCTGTGGTACACCGCAGGGG GACACAGCCGGCAACGCCGTGTTACCGAATGGATTGGTCCAAGGCCACGCCTACGCTGTCACAGGGGTCAAGCAG ATGATGAGTAATGGGACACCAGTACAGCTGGTACGTCTGTGGAACCCCTGGGGCGCAACAGAGTGGAACGGAGCCTGGAGTGATGA GTCGTCTTTGTGGCAAACTGTGAGTCCTCAAAATCGTGAGATGTGCCTTTCAAAGGGGGATGATGGTGAGTTTTG GATGAACCTGAAGGACTTCTGTAAATTCTACTCATCACTGGACATCTGCTCCCTGTGTCCCGATTTCCTGGATGGAAACTCTTCATGTCATTGGAAGACCGCCTTCTATGAAGGACGATGGGTTGCAGGAACAACTGCTGGAGGATCCATGAACAACTTTG ACAGTTTCTGGACTAACCCACAATATTGTTTCAAGATTGATGAATTGCTGAGTAAATGTTCTACGGAACAGGGTGAGAAAAACATGCTGGTGTCTCTCATGCAAAAGCCCGACAAGAGAAACAGACGCCTGGTCCAAAATCTCCACATTGGATTCTCTGTGTTTGAG TTCAAGGCACAGAGGGGGAAGTTCCCAGCCGCTTTCTTCAGAAGGAACCGACCTGTTGCCCAAAGTAAAAGCTACAAGAACGCGCGTGAGGTGATGGCGTTCTTTGCACTGAAGCCCGGCGAATACCTGATAGTGCCGTCGACCTTCAGTCCAAATGAGACGGCCTCCTTCATCCTGACCATCGTCTCCAAGGGAGAGACCCACGTCCA GGAGAACTCCGGTGGCCACGGTGACGTGCAGCACGATATCCGAGAG CCCAACCCCATCAAGAatggagaggaggacgagaaaAAGAGAACCATGTTCCGTCAGTACTCTGACATG TATGAGGAGGTGGATGCCGAGAAGCTCCAGAGGCTTCTGAATGAACACGTCCTGAAAG gAGACATGAAATCTGGAGGCTTCAGCATTGACGCCTGTCGCAGCATGGTTGCTCTGATGGAC ACATCCATCACCGGAAAACTGAATGATGAGGAGTTTGTTCATCTGTGGAACAAGGTCGTCGGGTACAAG GATGTTTTCTTCCGCTCTGATGTTTCACAAACAGGAACACTTTCCCTGATTGAGCTGAGGAACGCAATCACGGCCTCAG GAAACACGATCAACGATGAGATTCTGAACCTGATGGCGTTGCGCTATGGCGCCTCCTCTGGACACATCACGCTGGAGAGCTTCATCAGTCTCATCCTTCGCTTCGACCGCGTGAACC AAATCTTCAGACATTTGTCTAATGGAAAGGACATGACTCTTCGTGAACCAGAG TGGCTGTACCTTTCGATGTACACCTAG
- the LOC120832531 gene encoding calpain-1 catalytic subunit isoform X1, whose protein sequence is MALPGVCMSILNARNTKNGYGTFAKPEPFLNQDYEQLKQYCLIQGVRFIDKMFPPDQRSIGGDVLKPADLSRVEWLRPAKLVPKPSFEVDGISRFDFGQGIVGNCWFLASIGSLTFQQQIFQQVVPLEQRFDEKYCGLFHFRFWRFGKWVDVVIDDKLPTINGQLIFVQSSDRTEFWPALLEKAYAKVCGSYSDMNSGTPDEALVDFTGGVHMCIELQDPPGDLWELMCRAGQSKSLMGCGTPQGDTAGNAVLPNGLVQGHAYAVTGVKQMMSNGTPVQLVRLWNPWGATEWNGAWSDESSLWQTVSPQNREMCLSKGDDGEFWMNLKDFCKFYSSLDICSLCPDFLDGNSSCHWKTAFYEGRWVAGTTAGGSMNNFDSFWTNPQYCFKIDELLSKCSTEQGEKNMLVSLMQKPDKRNRRLVQNLHIGFSVFEVTGEFKAQRGKFPAAFFRRNRPVAQSKSYKNAREVMAFFALKPGEYLIVPSTFSPNETASFILTIVSKGETHVQENSGGHGDVQHDIREPNPIKNGEEDEKKRTMFRQYSDMYEEVDAEKLQRLLNEHVLKGDMKSGGFSIDACRSMVALMDTSITGKLNDEEFVHLWNKVVGYKDVFFRSDVSQTGTLSLIELRNAITASGNTINDEILNLMALRYGASSGHITLESFISLILRFDRVNQIFRHLSNGKDMTLREPEWLYLSMYT, encoded by the exons ATGGCTTTGCCCGGCGTGTGCATGAGCATCCTTAACGCCCGTAACACGAAAAACGGCTACGGGACCTTCGCCAAACCCGAGCCGTTTCTCAACCAAGACTACGAGCAGCTGAAACAGTATTGTCTCATCCAAGGGGTGAGGTTCATCGACAAAATGTTCCCCCCCGACCAAAGGTCCATCGGAGGAGACGTACTCAAACCTGCTGACTTGAGCCGAGTGGAGTGGCTCAGACCCGCG AAACTGGTTCCAAAGCCATCTTTTGAAGTTGACGGGATCTCCAGGTTTGACTTTGGTCAAGGAATCGTTG GAAACTGCTGGTTTCTCGCGTCTATCGGATCTCTGACGTTCCAGCAACAAATCTTTCAGCAAGTTGTTCCTCTTGAGCAAAGGTTTGATGAGAAATACTGCGGGCTGTTCCACTTCAGG TTTTGGAGATTTGGGAAATGGGTGGACGTCGTTATTGACGATAAGTTACCAACGATTAATGGCCAACTGATCTTCGTTCAGTCCAGTGACCGGACTGAGTTCTGGCCTGCTCTGCTCGAGAAGGCCTATGCCAA AGTGTGTGGCTCTTACTCAGACATGAATTCAGGAACCCCTGATGAGGCTTTGGTGGACTTCACCGGAGGTGTTCACATGTGCATTGAACTGCAAGACCCTCCCGGAGACCTTTGGGAACTGATGTGTAGAGCTGGCCAGTCCAAGTCCCTGATGGGCTGTGGTACACCGCAGGGG GACACAGCCGGCAACGCCGTGTTACCGAATGGATTGGTCCAAGGCCACGCCTACGCTGTCACAGGGGTCAAGCAG ATGATGAGTAATGGGACACCAGTACAGCTGGTACGTCTGTGGAACCCCTGGGGCGCAACAGAGTGGAACGGAGCCTGGAGTGATGA GTCGTCTTTGTGGCAAACTGTGAGTCCTCAAAATCGTGAGATGTGCCTTTCAAAGGGGGATGATGGTGAGTTTTG GATGAACCTGAAGGACTTCTGTAAATTCTACTCATCACTGGACATCTGCTCCCTGTGTCCCGATTTCCTGGATGGAAACTCTTCATGTCATTGGAAGACCGCCTTCTATGAAGGACGATGGGTTGCAGGAACAACTGCTGGAGGATCCATGAACAACTTTG ACAGTTTCTGGACTAACCCACAATATTGTTTCAAGATTGATGAATTGCTGAGTAAATGTTCTACGGAACAGGGTGAGAAAAACATGCTGGTGTCTCTCATGCAAAAGCCCGACAAGAGAAACAGACGCCTGGTCCAAAATCTCCACATTGGATTCTCTGTGTTTGAG GTGACTGGAGAA TTCAAGGCACAGAGGGGGAAGTTCCCAGCCGCTTTCTTCAGAAGGAACCGACCTGTTGCCCAAAGTAAAAGCTACAAGAACGCGCGTGAGGTGATGGCGTTCTTTGCACTGAAGCCCGGCGAATACCTGATAGTGCCGTCGACCTTCAGTCCAAATGAGACGGCCTCCTTCATCCTGACCATCGTCTCCAAGGGAGAGACCCACGTCCA GGAGAACTCCGGTGGCCACGGTGACGTGCAGCACGATATCCGAGAG CCCAACCCCATCAAGAatggagaggaggacgagaaaAAGAGAACCATGTTCCGTCAGTACTCTGACATG TATGAGGAGGTGGATGCCGAGAAGCTCCAGAGGCTTCTGAATGAACACGTCCTGAAAG gAGACATGAAATCTGGAGGCTTCAGCATTGACGCCTGTCGCAGCATGGTTGCTCTGATGGAC ACATCCATCACCGGAAAACTGAATGATGAGGAGTTTGTTCATCTGTGGAACAAGGTCGTCGGGTACAAG GATGTTTTCTTCCGCTCTGATGTTTCACAAACAGGAACACTTTCCCTGATTGAGCTGAGGAACGCAATCACGGCCTCAG GAAACACGATCAACGATGAGATTCTGAACCTGATGGCGTTGCGCTATGGCGCCTCCTCTGGACACATCACGCTGGAGAGCTTCATCAGTCTCATCCTTCGCTTCGACCGCGTGAACC AAATCTTCAGACATTTGTCTAATGGAAAGGACATGACTCTTCGTGAACCAGAG TGGCTGTACCTTTCGATGTACACCTAG